One part of the Spirochaetaceae bacterium genome encodes these proteins:
- a CDS encoding alpha/beta fold hydrolase — protein sequence LRAACAAQAAPPVLIGYSMGGRLALYTALRFPHTAGGLVVIGADPGIEEDAARAERLTRDEALARQLAAAGDENAFAGWLRRWYAAPLFGGLPRRADFDTLLRRRLRGRPASLAAALRGLSAAVQPVLWEALPRLPVPALFIAGAEDTKYRGVADRIATLGAPWQSAVCPHAAHAAHIEQPRAVAGLVRWFALSVAAGRRGPAAVLHSHQERPLLTRGAGC from the coding sequence GCTGCGCGCGGCCTGCGCGGCGCAGGCCGCCCCGCCGGTGCTGATCGGCTACTCGATGGGCGGCAGGCTGGCGCTGTACACGGCGCTGCGCTTTCCGCACACCGCGGGCGGCCTGGTCGTGATCGGCGCCGATCCGGGCATCGAGGAAGACGCGGCGCGTGCCGAACGGTTGACCCGTGACGAGGCGCTGGCACGGCAACTGGCAGCGGCCGGCGATGAGAACGCGTTCGCCGGCTGGCTGCGACGCTGGTACGCGGCGCCCCTGTTCGGCGGCCTGCCGCGGCGTGCGGACTTCGACACCCTGCTGCGCAGGCGCCTGCGCGGGCGGCCGGCCTCCCTGGCGGCGGCGCTGCGCGGTCTCAGCGCGGCGGTGCAGCCGGTGCTCTGGGAAGCGCTGCCGCGGCTGCCGGTTCCGGCGCTGTTCATCGCGGGAGCCGAGGATACCAAGTACCGCGGCGTCGCCGACCGCATCGCGACGCTCGGCGCGCCCTGGCAGTCCGCCGTGTGCCCGCATGCCGCCCATGCCGCGCACATCGAGCAGCCGCGCGCGGTCGCCGGCCTGGTCCGCTGGTTCGCGCTGTCCGTCGCGGCGGGGCGCCGTGGACCGGCGGCTGTACTTCACTCTCACCAAGAGCGCCCGCTCCTGACTCGCGGCGCAGGTTGTTGA
- the menB gene encoding 1,4-dihydroxy-2-naphthoyl-CoA synthase: MNDIDWTACGDYQDILYAKTEGIAKITINRPHRRNAFTPLTVEEMMHALDDARRDHETGVIILTGQGDLAFCSGGDQKIRGDAGYRDTGGDDRLNVLEFQRQIRTCPKPVVAMVAGYAIGGGHVLHVMCDLTIAADNAIFGQTGPKVGSFDGGYGSAYLARIVGQKKAREIWFLCRQYDARQALEMGLVNAVVPLADLERETVQWCREMLVHSPTALRCLKAAMNADCDGQAGLQELAGSATMLFYQTAEAQEGRNSFVEKRKPDFSKFPRHF; encoded by the coding sequence ATGAACGACATCGACTGGACCGCGTGCGGCGACTACCAGGACATCCTGTACGCCAAGACGGAGGGCATCGCCAAGATCACCATCAACCGCCCGCACCGGCGCAACGCCTTCACCCCGCTCACCGTCGAGGAGATGATGCACGCCCTCGACGACGCCCGCCGCGACCACGAGACAGGCGTGATCATCCTTACCGGCCAGGGCGACCTGGCGTTCTGCTCGGGAGGCGACCAGAAGATCCGCGGCGACGCCGGCTACCGCGACACCGGCGGCGACGACCGGCTCAACGTGCTGGAGTTCCAGCGCCAGATCCGCACCTGCCCGAAGCCGGTCGTGGCGATGGTGGCCGGCTACGCCATCGGCGGCGGCCATGTGCTGCACGTGATGTGCGACCTTACCATCGCCGCGGACAACGCCATCTTCGGCCAGACCGGCCCCAAGGTGGGCTCGTTCGACGGCGGCTACGGCTCCGCCTACCTGGCGCGCATCGTGGGCCAGAAGAAGGCGCGCGAGATCTGGTTCCTGTGCCGCCAGTACGACGCCCGGCAGGCGCTGGAGATGGGCCTGGTGAACGCCGTGGTGCCGCTCGCCGACCTGGAGCGCGAGACGGTGCAGTGGTGCCGCGAGATGCTGGTGCACTCCCCCACCGCGCTGCGCTGCCTGAAGGCGGCCATGAACGCCGACTGCGACGGCCAGGCCGGTCTGCAGGAGCTGGCCGGATCGGCCACCATGCTGTTCTACCAGACGGCGGAAGCGCAGGAGGGCCGCAACTCGTTCGTCGAGAAGCGCAAGCCCGACTTCAGCAAGTTCCCCCGCCACTTCTGA